The following are encoded together in the Equus quagga isolate Etosha38 chromosome 15, UCLA_HA_Equagga_1.0, whole genome shotgun sequence genome:
- the BEND6 gene encoding BEN domain-containing protein 6 yields MQKILQTDEITDTQALRKGKRKRTETMDSENANCDMDKGQRDPYSGNAFLPGESSSDDEEPLAELSKEELCTKIKSLKQKLTNTRKENSRLRQSLVMLQVLPQAVTQFEELVGMAEALLKGGGTMSTSASTLWRATNNSSPDSFASTCSNSNSNSSSPISLKAEEEHHIDEKQFKIEKWQIARCNKSKPQKFINDLMQVLYTNEYMATHSLTGAKSSTSRDKAVKPAMNQNEVQEIIGVTKQLFPNTDDVSIRRMIGQKLNNCTKKPNLSKNLNSQDIK; encoded by the exons ATGCAGAAGATCTTGCAGACAGATGAAATTACTGATACCCAAGCTcttagaaaagggaagaggaaaaggacggAGACAATGGACTCAGAGAACGCAAATTGTGACATGGATAAAGGACAG AGAGACCCGTATTCTGGAAATGCCTTTCTGCCAGGTGAGAGCTCCAGTGACGATGAAGAGCCTTTAGCAGAATTGTCGAAGGAGGAATTGTGCACGAAAATAAAAAGCCTGAAACAAAAGCTAACTAACACCCGGAAAGAAAACAGTCGACTTCGACAGTCTTTGGTCATGCTTCAAG TGTTACCCCAGGCAGTCACCCAGTTTGAGGAACTGGTTGGCATGGCGGAGGCCCTGCTTAAAGGTGGAGGAACCATGTCAACGTCTGCGTCCACCCTCTGGAGAGCCACAAACAACTCCTCACCAGATTCCTTTGCCTCAACGTGCAGTAATTCTAATTCTAACTCCAGTTCGCCAATTTCCTTGAAAGCTGAGGAAGAGCATCACATCGATGAGAAACAG ttcaagaTTGAAAAATGGCAGATAGCCCGTTGTAACAAGAGCAAGCCTCAGAAGTTTATCAATGATTTAATGCAAGTGCTTTACACAAATGAATACATGGCCACCCACAGCCTGACGGGGGCAAAATCCTCTACTTCAAGGGACAAAGCCGTCAAACCAGCTATGAATCAGAATGAAGTTCAAGAAATCATAG GAGTCACAAAGCAATTATTTCCCAACACAGATGATGTTTCAATTAGAAGAATGATAGGGCAAAAGCTGAACAACTGTACCAAGAAGCCAAATTTAAGCAAAAATCTGAACTCTCAGGATATTAAGTAG